A single region of the Stigmatopora argus isolate UIUO_Sarg chromosome 6, RoL_Sarg_1.0, whole genome shotgun sequence genome encodes:
- the ccdc51 gene encoding mitochondrial potassium channel, whose product MRYRVHGSGCWSRLFLLGPLPVRTRVVRVYSGPGPASSQALKERVLSVLQHAGRIGQQWSQKSAKMAAATMNRWWEKYEEFVGLIEVRHAQTKVTEAEAEFLVSRGVVREAHAGLEATAKRVKEARARLDRVSREEAHYLELATLEHKLLQEERRLRAAHGHAEAAERERFAAFSAAVRESHEKERARAERTKNWSLVGSVLGALIGVLGSTYVNRVRLQELKSLLLEAQKGPETLQEALRVQAGNHRSQQEELAALIHGLRAAVPRGPETGLTEAPPPQETGPILATLSPQMAELRRDVGGVRGELSRVRKLLEGGARRGPQQQTSAGDTRRTLCNAAISYTAAAFTVAAVYALLRGAT is encoded by the exons ATGAG GTACAGGGTTCATGGCTCGGGTTGTTGGTCCCGTCTCTTCCTCCTCGGACCCCTACCGGTCCGGACACGCGTGGTCCGGGTCTACAGTGGGCCGGGTCCAGCTAGTTCCCAAGCTTTGAAGGAACGAGTGCTGTCTGTCTTACAG cACGCAGGTCGAATCGGACAACAGTGGAGTCAAAAGTcagccaagatggccgccgccaCCATGAACCGCTGGTGGGAGAAGTACGAGGAGTTTGTGGGTCTCATCGAGGTCCGCCACGCGCAGACTAAGGTCACCGAG GCCGAGGCCGAGTTCCTGGTGTCCAGGGGGGTCGTCCGCGAGGCCCACGCCGGCCTGGAGGCCACGGCGAAGCGCGTGAAGGAGGCCCGCGCCCGCCTGGACCGCGTGTCCCGGGAGGAAGCGCATTACCTGGAACTGGCCACGCTGGAGCACAAACTGCTGCAGGAGGAACGGCGCCTGCGGGCGGCCCACGGGCACGCCGAGGCGGCCGAGCGCGAGCGCTTCGCCGCCTTCTCGGCCGCCGTGCGGGAGAGTCACGAGAAGGAGCGGGCGCGGGCCGAGCGCACCAAGAACTGGTCGCTGGTCGGCTCCGTGCTCGGCGCCCTAATCGGCGTCCTGGGGTCCACGTACGTCAATCGAGTGCGCTTGCAG GAGCTGAAAAGTCTCCTGCTGGAGGCCCAGAAAGGTCCGGAAACCCTGCAGGAAGCCCTCCGAGTCCAAGCCGGGAACCATCGCTCGCAACAGGAAGAACTGGCGGCCCTCATCCACGGCCTCAGGGCGGCCGTCCCCCGTGGGCCCGAGACCGGACTGACCGAGGCCCCGCCCCCGCAAGAAACCGGGCCCATCCTCGCCACACTTTCGCCTCAGATGGCCGAGCTCCGCCGAGACGTGGGCGGAGTCCGCGGCGAGCTCTCCCGCGTGAGGAAGCTCCTGGAAGGCGGGGCCCGCCGGGGACCCCAGCAGCAGACGTCGGCGGGGGACACGCGGAGGACGCTGTGCAACGCCGCCATCTCGTACACGGCCGCCGCCTTCACCGTGGCGGCCGTGTACGCGTTGCTCCGGGGGGCCACTTAA
- the LOC144075776 gene encoding protein ILRUN-like, with the protein MEGTDMDVDAELMQKFSCMGTTDKDVLITEFQRLLGFQLNPAGCAFFLDMTNWNLQAAIGAYYDFESPSVNAPAMSFVEDVTIGEGESVPPDTPFTKTWRIQNSGGESWPAGVCLKYIGGDQFGHVNAVMVKCLEPRQVADVSVQMRSPASPGMYQGQWRMCTAAGLFYGDVIWVILSVEVGGLLGVTQQLSSFETEFNTQPQRDVQDDFNPFASPHKNKRDADEAPSPNADGPADNRTPVTRGQGVEGPHPFGQS; encoded by the exons ATGGAGGGCACGGACATGGACGTGGACGCGGAGCTCATGCAGAAGTTCAGCTGCATGGGCACCACGGACAAGGACGTCCTCATCACCGAGTTCCAGAGGCTGCTGGGCTTCCAGCTCAACCCGGCCGGCTGCGCCTTCTTCCTGGACATGACCAACTG GAACCTCCAGGCGGCCATCGGTGCTTACTACGACTTCGAGAGTCCCAGCGTCAACGCGCCCGCCATGTCCTTCGTGGAAGACGTGACCATCGGAGAGGGCGAGTCGGTGCCGCCGGACACCCCCTTCACCAAAACCTGGAGGATACAGAACTCGG GCGGTGAGTCGTGGCCGGCGGGCGTGTGCCTCAAGTACATCGGCGGCGACCAGTTCGGTCACGTCAACGCGGTGATGGTCAAGTGTCTGGAGCCGCGACAAGTGGCCGACGTCAGCGTGCAGATGAGGAGCCCCGCCTCCCCCGGCATGTACCAAGGCCAGTGGAGGATGTGCACCGCCGCCGGCTTATTCTACGGAG ACGTGATCTGGGTGATCCTAAGCGTGGAGGTGGGCGGCCTCCTGGGGGTGACGCAGCAGCTGTCGTCCTTCGAGACGGAGTTCAACACGCAACCCCAGCGCGACGTGCAAGACGACTTCAACCCCTTCGCCTCGCCGCACAAAAACAAACGAGACGCCGACGAGGCGCCGTCGCCAAACGCCGACGGGCCGGCCGACAATCGGACGCCGGTGACGCGTGGCCAG ggtGTTGAAGGACCTCATCCTTTTGGACAGAGCTAG
- the spdef gene encoding SAM pointed domain-containing Ets transcription factor gives MSNSFGLSEIAVYGAPMGMSEDPLTVMERSGDSGQAWDVAAAADAKSGGMPGLYLPCFDMLATEDAAWLVKASQASPDPGGTGNGEEPEQCPVIDSQERGFSPEMEGPEEERSLEQVQTMVVGEVLKDIETACKLLNITPDPVEWNVGNVQKWLLWTEHLYRLPHAGRTFQELSGKDLCAMSEDDFRQRSPQCGDTLHAHLDIWKSTAWMKERCAVGDHKSQGNEDLWSEADSSCSGQPIHLWQFLRELLLKPHNYGRCIRWLNKDKGIFKIEDSAHVARLWGLRKNRPAMNYDKLSRSIRQYYKKGIIRKPDVSQRLVYQFVHPV, from the exons ATGTCCAATTCCTTCGGTTTATCGGAAATCGCCGTTTACGGTGCGCCGATGGGAATGTCGGAGGACCCTTTGACTGTCATGGAGCGAAGCGGAGATTCCGGGCAGGCGTGggacgtggcggcggcggcggacgccAAATCCGGCGGCATGCCGGGCCTCTACCTGCCCTGCTTCGACATGCTGGCCACGGAGGACGCCGCCTGGCTGGTCAAGGCGTCCCAGGCCTCCCCGGATCCCGGGGGGACCGGAAACGGGGAGGAACCCGAGCAGTGCCCCGTCATCGACAGCCAGGAGAGGGGGTTTTCGCCCGAGATGGAGGGTCCTGAGGAGGAGCGCTCGCTGGAGCAAGTGCAAACCATGGTGGTGGGCGAAGTACTCAAGGATATCGAGACCGCCTGCAAGCTGCTCAACATCACGCCCG ATCCGGTGGAGTGGAACGTAGGCAACGTCCAGAAGTGGCTCTTGTGGACGGAGCACCTATACCGACTCCCTCACGCGGGAAGAACCTTCCAGGAGTTGAGCGGGAAGGACTTGTGCGCCATGAGCGAGGACGACTTCCGACAGCGCTCGCCGCAGTGTGGGGACACGCTGCACGCGCACTTGGACATCTGGAAGTCAA CCGCCTGGATGAAAGAAAGGTGCGCAGTTGGAGACCACAAAAGTCAAG GCAACGAGGACCTCTGGTCCGAGGCGGATTCTTCCTGTTCGGGCCAGCCCATCCACTTGTGGCAATTCCTGCGGGAACTTCTACTCAAACCACACAACTATGGACGCTGCATTCGCTGGCTCAACAAGGACAAAG GAATCTTTAAAATCGAGGACTCGGCCCACGTGGCGCGGCTGTGGGGCCTCCGCAAGAACCGACCGGCCATGAATTACGACAAGCTGAGCCGATCCATCCGCCAGTACTACAAGaagggcatcattcgaaaaccGGACGTCTCGCAGAGGCTCGTCTATCAGTTTGTGCACCCCGTGTGA